One genomic window of Glycine soja cultivar W05 chromosome 9, ASM419377v2, whole genome shotgun sequence includes the following:
- the LOC114367887 gene encoding cellulose synthase A catalytic subunit 3 [UDP-forming]-like, with amino-acid sequence MMESEGEAGAKPMKTLGGKICQICGDNIGNNANGDPFIACDVCAFPVCRACYEYERKDGNQSCPQCKTRYKRHKGSPAILGDREEDGGADDGASDFNYNSENQNEKQKIEHMLGWQMAYGRAEEAIAPNYDKEVSHNHIPLLSGGQEVSGELSAASPERLSMASPGGRGKRAHNLQYSSDLNHSPNIRVGDPGLGNVAWKERVDGWKMKQDKNVAPMSTGQATSERGAGDIDASTDVLVDDSLLNDEARQPLSRKVSIPSSRINPYRMVIALRLVILCIFLHYRITNPVPNAYALWLISVICEIWFAISWILDQFPKWLPVNRETYLDRLALRYDREGEPSQLAAVDIFVSTVDPLKEPPLVTANTVLSILSVDYPVDKVSCYVSDDGAAMLTFEALAETSEFARKWVPFSKKYNIEPRAPEWYFAQKIDYLKDKVQPSFVKDRRAMKREYEEFKIRINGLVAKAQKIPEEGWVMQDGTPWPGNNTRDHPGMIQVFLGQSGGLDTEGNELPRLVYVSREKRPGFQHHKKAGAMNALVRVSAVLTNGPFLLNLDCDHYINNSKALREAMCFMMDPNLGKNVCYVQFPQRFDGIDRNDRYANRNTVFFDINLRGLDGIQGPVYVGTGCVFNRTALYGYEPPIKPKHKKPGFLSSLCGGNRKKRSKSSKKGSDKKKSSKNVDPTVPIFSLEDIEEGVEGAGFDDEKSLLMSQMSLEKRFGQSAVFVASTLMENGGVPQSATPETLLKEAIHVISCGYEDKSEWGSEIGWIYGSVTEDILTGFKMHARGWRSIYCMPKLPAFKGSAPINLSDRLNQVLRWALGSVEILFSRHCPIWYGYSGRLKWLERFAYVNTTIYPVTSIPLLMYCTLPAVCLLTNKFIIPQISNIASIWFISLFLSIFATGILEMRWSGVGIDEWWRNEQFWVIGGVSAHLFAVFQGLLKVLAGIDTNFTVTSKASDEDGDFAELYMFKWTTLLIPPTTLLIINLVGVVAGISYAINSGYQSWGPLFGKLFFAFWVIIHLYPFLKGLMGRQNRTPTIVVVWSILLASIFSLLWVRIDPFTTRVTGPDVEQCGINC; translated from the exons ATGATGGAGTCAGAAGGAGAAGCTGGG GCAAAGCCAATGAAAACATTGGGTGGCAAAATCTGCCAGATCTGTGGTGATAATATTGGGAACAATGCGAATGGCGATCCTTTCATTGCCTGCGATGTTTGCGCTTTCCCTGTCTGCAGGGCGTGCTATGAATATGAAAGGAAGGATGGAAATCAGTCTTGCCCTCAGTGCAAGACCCGGTACAAGAGGCACAAAG GAAGTCCTGCAATTCTTGGAGACCGAGAAGAGGATGGGGGTGCTGATGATGGTGCCAGTGACTTCAATTACAATTCAGAGAATCAGAATGAAAAGCAGAAGATTGAGCATATGTTGGGCTGGCAAATGGCATATGGGCGTGCAGAGGAGGCCATTGCTCCGAATTATGATAAGGAAGTTTCTCACAATCACATTCCTCTGCTCTCCGGTGGACAAGAG GTTTCTGGAGAATTATCTGCTGCCTCACCTGAGAGGCTGTCAATGGCATCCCCAGGTGGCCGAGGGAAGCGTGCCCATAATCTTCAATATTCGTCTGACCTTAATCATTCAC CAAATATCAGGGTTGGGGATCCTGGATTGGGCAATGTGGCATGGAAAGAAAGAGTTGATGGCTGGAAAATGAAGCAAGATAAGAATGTTGCTCCAATGAGCACGGGCCAAGCTACTTCTGAAAGAGGAGCTGGAGATATTGATGCTAGTACTGATGTGCTTGTGGACGATTCCTTGTT GAATGATGAGGCTCGGCAACCCCTCTCTAGGAAGGTTTCTATTCCATCATCTAGGATCAATCCATACCGTATGGTCATTGCTCTGCGGTTGGTTATCCTATGCATTTTTCTGCATTATCGAATAACAAATCCTGTGCCCAATGCATATGCATTGTGGTTGATATCAGTTATATGTGAGATTTGGTTTGCCATATCTTGGATATTGGATCAATTCCCCAAGTGGCTCCCTGTGAACCGTGAAACATATCTTGACAGACTTGCACTAAG ATATGATCGGGAAGGGGAACCATCACAGCTAGCAGCTGTTGACATTTTTGTCAGTACTGTTGATCCATTAAAAGAACCCCCGCTTGTGACTGCTAACACTGTCCTATCTATTCTTTCTGTTGACTACCCAGTGGATAAGGTCTCCTGTTATGTCTCTGATGATGGTGCTGCTATGTTGACATTTGAAGCTCTGGCTGAGACATCAGAATTTGCTAGGAAATGGGTTCCTTTCAGCAAGAAATATAATATCGAACCTCGGGCACCTGAGTGGTATTTTGCACAGAAGATTGACTACTTGAAAGATAAGGTTCAACCATCATTTGTCAAAGATCGTAGAGCAATGAAG AGAgaatatgaagaatttaaaattcgcATCAATGGACTTGTTGCAAAGGCACAAAAGATTCCTGAAGAAGGATGGGTGATGCAAGATGGTACGCCATGGCCTGGAAACAACACTAGAGACCATCCAGGAATGATTCAG GTTTTCTTGGGCCAAAGTGGAGGACTTGACACTGAGGGTAATGAACTTCCACGTTTAGTCTATGTTTCTCGTGAAAAGCGTCCAGGGTTCCAACATCACAAGAAGGCTGGTGCCATGAATGCACTT GTTCGAGTGTCAGCAGTCCTTACTAATGGACCTTTCTTATTGAATCTTGATTGTGATCACTACATAAACAACAGTAAAGCCTTGAGGGAAGCTATGTGCTTTATGATGGATCCCAACCTTGGGAAAAATGTTTGCTATGTCCAGTTTCCACAGAGGTTTGATGGTATTGATAGGAATGATCGATATGCCAATCGCAATACTGTTTTCTTTGAT ATAAACTTGAGAGGTTTGGATGGCATTCAAGGTCCTGTTTATGTGGGTACTGGATGTGTCTTTAATAGAACAGCTTTGTATGGCTACGAACCTCCTATTAAACCCAAGCATAAAAAGCCTGGGTTTCTTTCTTCACTCTGTGGTGGTAACCGAAAGAAGAGATCAAAATCTAGCAAGAAAGGCTCAGACAAGAAAAAATCTAGCAAGAATGTTGACCCAACTGTGCCCATCTTTAGTCTTGAGGATATAGAAGAGGGGGTGGAAG GTGCTGGATTTGATGATGAGAAATCACTACTTATGTCACAAATGAGCCTCGAGAAAAGGTTTGGTCAGTCTGCTGTCTTTGTTGCCTCTACACTCATGGAGAATGGTGGCGTTCCTCAGTCTGCAACTCCAGAAactcttcttaaggaagctattCATGTTATCAGTTGTGGTTACGAGGATAAATCAGAATGGGGAAGTGAG ATAGGATGGATCTATGGTTCTGTCACAGAAGATATTCTTACTGGATTCAAGATGCATGCCCGAGGTTGGAGGTCTATTTACTGCATGCCCAAGCTCCCAGCGTTTAAAGGTTCTGCTCCTATCAATCTTTCAGATCGTCTGAACCAAGTGCTTCGATGGGCTTTAGGTTCGGTGGAAATTCTTTTTAGTCGACATTGTCCCATCTGGTATGGTTATAGTGGAAGGCTAAAGTGGCTCGAGAGGTTCGCATATGTGAACACCACAATCTATCCAGTCACTTCCATTCCCCTTCTCATGTATTGTACCTTACCTGCTGTCTGTCTCCTGACTAACAAGTTCATTATTCCACAG ATTAGTAACATTGCAAGTATATGGtttatctctctctttctttccatCTTTGCCACGGGTATCCTTGAGATGAGGTGGAGTGGTGTTGGAATTGATGAGTGGTGGAGAAATGAACAATTTTGGGTTATCGGTGGTGTCTCGGCCCATCTTTTTGCCGTGTTCCAAGGTTTACTCAAAGTGCTTGCTGGAATTGACACTAACTTCACTGTTACCTCAAAAGCATCAGATGAGGATGGAGACTTTGCAGAACTCTACATGTTCAAATGGACAACCCTTCTCATCCCACCCACGACGCTTCTCATCATAAACCTGGTGGGGGTTGTTGCAGGCATCTCCTATGCCATCAACAGTGGCTACCAATCATGGGGTCCCCTCTTTGGTAAGCTTTTCTTTGCATTTTGGGTGATCATCCATCTCTACCCTTTCCTCAAAGGTCTCATGGGTCGCCAGAACAGAACACCAACCATTGTGGTGGTCTGGTCCATTCTTCTTGCATCTATCTTCTCTCTGTTGTGGGTCCGAATTGACCCGTTTACGACAAGAGTCACTGGTCCTGATGTTGAGCAGTGTGGAATCAACTGCTAG